One segment of Mycolicibacterium sp. YH-1 DNA contains the following:
- the recD gene encoding exodeoxyribonuclease V subunit alpha: MSTLEVPDAADWRRAVGASGLLAAFNEAGVIDSSDVLVAQRLTALGEDADELVALAVAFVVRGLRSGSVCVDVRALEAQVDVSDLPWPPPDEWLAAVAASPLLGAPHVLRMRDELLYLDRYWREEQQVADDLLTMVSDGVGAATVADAGRLFPAGYDEQRVAAELALNQRLTVLTGGPGTGKTTTVARLLALLAGEAQAAGAPRLRIALAAPTGKAANRLQEAVQAEIDLLEPVDRQRISGLGATTLHRLLGSLPDSSSRFRHHRGNRLPHDVIVVDETSMVSLTMMARLLEAVRPEARLLLVGDPDQLASVDAGAVLADLVDGLGRRTDVRVAELRTSHRFGETIGALAAAIRGGDADLALEVLRAGGDHVEWLEVDDPGPELRKVLVPQALAVRKAAMLGDGPSALATLEEHRLLCAHRRGPHGVAHWNHQVERWLTEATGEPIWSAWYVGRPILVTANDYGLGLFNGDTGVTLAGEAGLRAVVAGTDAPLSFGTGRLSDVETMHAMTIHKSQGSQAAEVTVLMPPVDSRLLTRELFYTAVTRAKTKVRVVGSADEVRAAIDRRAVRATGLASRLSASS, encoded by the coding sequence GTGAGCACGCTCGAGGTGCCCGACGCCGCGGACTGGCGGCGCGCCGTCGGCGCGTCGGGACTGTTGGCGGCGTTCAACGAGGCCGGCGTCATCGACTCCTCGGATGTCCTTGTCGCGCAGCGTCTGACCGCGCTCGGGGAGGATGCCGACGAGCTCGTGGCGTTGGCCGTCGCGTTCGTGGTCCGCGGGTTGCGCAGCGGCTCGGTGTGCGTCGACGTGCGCGCCTTGGAGGCTCAGGTCGACGTGAGCGACCTGCCGTGGCCCCCGCCCGACGAGTGGCTCGCCGCGGTTGCGGCCAGCCCGCTGCTCGGAGCGCCGCACGTCCTGCGCATGCGAGACGAGCTGCTCTACCTCGATCGGTACTGGCGCGAGGAACAGCAGGTCGCCGACGATCTCCTGACGATGGTGTCCGACGGTGTGGGAGCGGCGACCGTCGCCGACGCCGGTCGACTGTTCCCGGCAGGGTATGACGAGCAGCGGGTGGCCGCCGAGCTGGCGCTCAACCAGCGCCTGACCGTGCTGACCGGCGGCCCCGGCACGGGAAAGACCACGACGGTCGCCCGTCTGCTCGCGTTGCTCGCCGGCGAGGCGCAGGCCGCCGGGGCGCCGCGGCTGCGGATCGCGTTGGCGGCACCGACGGGAAAGGCCGCCAACCGGCTGCAGGAGGCCGTGCAGGCGGAGATCGACCTACTCGAACCCGTTGATCGCCAGCGCATCTCGGGGTTGGGTGCCACCACACTGCACCGTCTTCTCGGCAGCCTGCCGGACAGCTCGTCGCGGTTCCGGCACCATCGGGGCAATCGACTCCCCCACGATGTCATCGTCGTCGACGAGACCTCGATGGTGTCGCTGACGATGATGGCGCGGCTGCTCGAGGCGGTGCGTCCCGAGGCCCGACTGCTACTTGTCGGCGATCCCGACCAGTTGGCCTCGGTGGACGCCGGCGCCGTGCTCGCGGATCTGGTCGACGGGCTCGGGCGCCGGACCGATGTGCGGGTCGCCGAGCTGAGGACTTCACACCGGTTCGGCGAGACGATCGGGGCGCTGGCCGCCGCGATCCGCGGCGGGGACGCCGACCTCGCCCTGGAGGTGCTGCGCGCCGGCGGGGATCACGTCGAGTGGCTGGAGGTCGATGACCCGGGGCCCGAGCTGCGCAAAGTGCTGGTGCCCCAGGCGCTTGCCGTGCGGAAGGCGGCGATGCTCGGCGACGGGCCGTCGGCGCTGGCCACGCTCGAGGAGCACCGACTACTGTGTGCGCACCGGCGTGGCCCCCACGGTGTGGCGCACTGGAATCACCAGGTGGAGCGGTGGCTGACCGAGGCGACGGGCGAGCCGATCTGGTCGGCCTGGTACGTGGGTCGGCCGATCCTGGTGACGGCCAACGACTATGGGCTGGGGCTGTTCAACGGCGACACCGGTGTCACGCTGGCCGGCGAGGCCGGACTGCGGGCGGTGGTCGCGGGCACCGATGCGCCGCTGAGCTTCGGAACCGGTCGGCTGTCCGACGTCGAGACCATGCACGCCATGACCATTCACAAGAGCCAGGGCTCGCAGGCGGCCGAGGTCACGGTGTTGATGCCGCCGGTGGACTCCCGATTGTTGACGCGCGAGTTGTTCTACACCGCGGTCACACGCGCGAAGACGAAGGTGCGCGTCGTCGGGTCGGCCGACGAGGTTCGCGCCGCGATCGACCGCCGCGCGGTGCGCGCGACCGGGTTGGCGTCGCGGTTGAGCGCCTCGTCCTGA
- the usfY gene encoding protein UsfY: MQMKGAYHDPVDHARTTQPHAGESFIDTLWLPGLILIMFGTVTIAGFIFATAYGNSDVQLALGFIAGALVTAGALLITLEHRRVKRVEQRWLAEHPERQRHLHA, from the coding sequence ATGCAGATGAAGGGTGCGTATCACGATCCTGTTGACCACGCCCGCACCACTCAGCCGCATGCCGGCGAGTCGTTCATCGACACGCTGTGGCTGCCCGGCCTGATCCTCATCATGTTCGGCACCGTCACCATCGCCGGGTTCATATTTGCCACGGCGTACGGCAACAGTGACGTGCAGCTGGCCCTCGGGTTCATCGCCGGCGCACTGGTGACGGCGGGCGCGCTCCTGATCACGCTGGAACACCGCCGGGTCAAGCGTGTCGAGCAGCGCTGGCTCGCCGAACACCCGGAGCGACAGCGGCACCTGCACGCGTAG
- a CDS encoding fumarate reductase/succinate dehydrogenase flavoprotein subunit: MDIPALSDAIRLDCDVLVIGGGTAGTMAALTAAENGAQVLLLEKAHVRHSGALAMGMDGVNNAVIPGKATPEDYVAEITRANDGIINQRTIYQTATRGFAMVQRLERYGVKFEKDEHGEYAVRRVHRSGSYVLPMPEGKDVKKALYRVLRQRSMRERIRIENRFVPVRVLTTEDQGERSDGVKRRAVGAAALNSRTGEFVVVGAKAVILATGPCGRLGLPASGYLYGTYENPTNAGDGYSMAFHAGAELSGIECFQINPLIKDYNGPACAYVANPFGGYQVNALGERFVDSDYWSGQMMAEVKSEIESARGPIYLKVSHLPDETLSTLEGILHTTERPTRGTFHANRGHDYRTHDVEMHISEIGLCGGHSASGVWVDENARTTVDGLYAAGDLACVPHNYMIGAFVYGDLAGSHAVSTLADVAAPEALPADQIAEAHELIYRPLRNPDGPPQPQVEYKLRRFVNDYVAPPKTAAKLSIAVQTFDRMREEVAGIGATTPHELLRAVEVSFIRDCAEMAARSSLTRTESRWGLYHDRSDLPDRDDEGWRYHLNLRKTSSGDMEFLKRPVAPYFVPVPGLDDLPSGETEPIAVRQPDLVGGQAPPSEVSRVRTESSAQPPSPRIAAVLALDEPALDDLAPFLTDGDPGVRQTAVDVLTEHLCDGYASALVAALADEHVEVRRVAADGIRELAEVLPGPEALRPLVDSADPIVRGAVLYVLSSRRVGDPASYRRAVADDDHRVRIEAVRALVSVDDADGVAGARDDVNREVRITVANGLGTLGTGTQAVRALIGDPDPLVRAAALAAMGVIGWDDTDATTVEGALAASAWQIRQGAARALAGAPSPSTAVPPLSRALGDPHLDVRKAAVLSLTRWAASEVTARDALTGALDDGDADVRAYARQALAASATV; encoded by the coding sequence GTGGACATCCCCGCACTCTCAGATGCCATCAGGCTCGACTGCGACGTCCTCGTCATCGGCGGCGGCACGGCGGGCACCATGGCCGCGCTCACCGCCGCTGAGAACGGCGCGCAGGTGCTGCTGCTGGAGAAGGCCCACGTCCGGCACTCCGGCGCACTGGCGATGGGTATGGACGGCGTCAACAATGCCGTGATTCCCGGTAAGGCCACCCCCGAGGACTACGTCGCCGAGATCACCCGCGCCAACGACGGAATCATCAACCAGCGCACCATCTATCAGACCGCGACCCGCGGCTTCGCGATGGTGCAGCGGCTCGAGCGCTACGGCGTCAAGTTCGAGAAGGACGAGCACGGCGAGTACGCCGTCCGCCGCGTCCACCGCTCGGGCTCCTATGTGCTGCCGATGCCCGAGGGCAAGGACGTGAAGAAGGCGCTCTACCGGGTGCTGCGGCAGCGCTCGATGCGCGAGAGGATCCGCATCGAGAACCGCTTCGTGCCGGTGCGCGTGCTGACCACTGAGGACCAGGGCGAGCGAAGCGACGGGGTAAAGCGCCGTGCCGTCGGTGCCGCCGCCCTGAACAGCCGGACCGGCGAGTTCGTCGTCGTCGGCGCCAAGGCCGTTATCCTCGCCACCGGACCGTGCGGCCGGCTCGGCCTCCCCGCATCGGGTTATCTCTATGGCACCTACGAGAATCCGACCAACGCCGGTGACGGCTACTCCATGGCGTTTCATGCGGGCGCGGAGCTGTCGGGCATCGAGTGCTTCCAGATCAATCCGCTGATCAAGGACTACAACGGACCGGCCTGTGCCTACGTCGCCAACCCGTTCGGTGGCTATCAGGTCAACGCCCTCGGTGAGCGGTTCGTCGACTCCGACTACTGGTCGGGGCAGATGATGGCCGAGGTCAAGAGCGAGATCGAATCGGCCCGCGGCCCGATCTACCTCAAGGTCAGCCACCTGCCCGACGAGACGCTGTCGACGCTCGAGGGCATCCTGCACACCACCGAGCGGCCCACCCGCGGCACCTTCCACGCCAACCGGGGCCATGACTACCGCACGCACGATGTCGAGATGCACATCTCCGAGATCGGCCTGTGCGGTGGACATTCCGCGTCCGGAGTCTGGGTCGACGAGAACGCCCGCACCACCGTGGACGGCCTGTACGCGGCCGGCGACCTGGCCTGCGTGCCACACAACTACATGATCGGGGCCTTCGTCTACGGGGATCTGGCGGGCTCCCACGCGGTGTCAACACTTGCTGACGTCGCAGCGCCGGAAGCCCTGCCGGCCGACCAGATCGCCGAGGCCCACGAACTGATCTACCGGCCGCTCCGCAACCCCGACGGCCCGCCGCAGCCCCAGGTCGAGTACAAGCTTCGGCGCTTCGTCAATGACTATGTCGCGCCGCCGAAGACTGCGGCCAAGCTGTCGATCGCTGTGCAGACCTTCGATCGCATGCGCGAGGAGGTCGCCGGAATCGGTGCCACCACGCCGCACGAGCTACTGCGCGCGGTCGAGGTGTCGTTCATCCGGGACTGCGCGGAGATGGCGGCCCGTTCGTCGTTGACCCGCACCGAATCGCGCTGGGGCCTCTACCACGACCGCAGCGACCTGCCCGACCGCGATGACGAGGGTTGGCGCTACCACCTCAACCTGCGCAAGACCTCCAGTGGCGATATGGAGTTCCTCAAGCGGCCCGTCGCCCCGTACTTCGTTCCCGTCCCCGGGCTCGACGACTTGCCCAGCGGTGAAACCGAACCCATCGCCGTGCGACAGCCCGACCTCGTCGGCGGCCAGGCGCCGCCCTCGGAGGTGTCTCGGGTGCGCACCGAGTCGTCGGCGCAGCCGCCGTCACCGCGGATAGCTGCGGTGCTCGCGCTCGACGAACCCGCGCTCGACGATCTCGCGCCGTTCCTCACCGACGGCGATCCCGGCGTGCGGCAGACCGCCGTCGACGTGCTCACCGAGCACCTGTGCGACGGCTACGCATCCGCACTAGTCGCCGCGCTTGCCGACGAGCACGTCGAGGTGCGGCGGGTGGCCGCCGACGGCATCCGGGAACTCGCCGAGGTGCTGCCCGGCCCCGAGGCGCTGCGCCCGCTGGTCGACTCCGCCGACCCGATCGTGCGCGGCGCTGTCCTGTACGTGCTCAGCTCACGACGCGTCGGTGATCCCGCGAGCTATCGACGAGCGGTGGCCGACGACGACCACCGCGTGCGGATCGAGGCCGTGCGGGCCCTGGTCTCCGTCGATGACGCCGACGGCGTCGCTGGCGCCCGCGACGACGTCAACCGTGAGGTGCGCATCACCGTGGCCAACGGTCTGGGCACCCTGGGCACCGGCACACAGGCCGTCCGCGCACTGATCGGTGACCCCGATCCGCTGGTGCGCGCCGCCGCCCTTGCCGCGATGGGTGTCATCGGGTGGGACGACACCGACGCCACGACGGTCGAGGGTGCGCTCGCCGCGTCGGCCTGGCAGATCCGCCAGGGTGCGGCCCGCGCGCTGGCCGGGGCCCCGTCACCGTCGACGGCAGTACCGCCGCTGTCGAGGGCGCTGGGCGATCCACACCTCGACGTGCGCAAGGCCGCGGTCCTCAGCCTCACCCGGTGGGCGGCGTCCGAGGTCACGGCGCGCGACGCGCTGACAGGTGCACTTGACGACGGCGATGCCGACGTCCGCGCCTACGCCCGGCAGGCACTGGCGGCATCCGCGACCGTGTGA
- a CDS encoding ABC transporter ATP-binding protein, with protein sequence MALQLRDLVLSYGGAPVVDGLDLDVAPGEILVLTGPSGCGKSTVLRAIAGLLQPDGGEVLADGERVTTTSRDRAMVFQDNALLPWRTVQSNVELALKLAGAPRQGRRAEAIRWIADVGLTGFERYLPKSLSGGMRQRVQLARGLAGAPRAVMMDEPFGALDAQTRATMQRLLIDTWRAHPTTVVFVTHDVDEALLIGDRIAVLGRAGQPLRALLDVPSPRDTTVVRSAVRAEVIAALDHSELIS encoded by the coding sequence ATGGCACTGCAGCTACGTGACCTCGTGTTGAGCTACGGCGGCGCCCCCGTCGTGGACGGTCTCGACCTCGACGTCGCCCCCGGCGAGATCCTGGTGCTGACCGGGCCCTCGGGGTGCGGTAAGTCCACCGTGCTGCGGGCGATCGCGGGCCTGCTGCAACCCGACGGGGGAGAGGTGCTGGCCGACGGCGAACGTGTCACCACGACCTCGCGGGATCGCGCCATGGTGTTCCAGGACAACGCGCTGTTGCCCTGGCGCACCGTGCAATCCAACGTCGAACTCGCGCTCAAGCTGGCAGGCGCCCCACGCCAGGGCCGTCGCGCCGAGGCCATCAGGTGGATCGCCGACGTCGGGCTGACCGGTTTCGAGCGCTACCTGCCCAAGAGCCTGTCCGGCGGTATGCGTCAACGCGTCCAACTCGCCCGCGGCTTGGCCGGTGCACCCCGCGCCGTCATGATGGACGAGCCGTTCGGTGCGCTGGACGCCCAGACGAGGGCCACCATGCAGCGCCTCCTCATTGACACCTGGCGCGCCCACCCGACCACCGTCGTCTTCGTCACCCACGACGTCGACGAGGCCCTGCTCATCGGCGATCGCATCGCGGTGCTTGGACGCGCAGGCCAGCCGCTGCGGGCGCTTCTCGACGTGCCATCTCCGCGCGACACCACCGTCGTGCGTAGCGCTGTGCGTGCAGAAGTGATTGCCGCACTCGATCATTCGGAGTTGATCAGCTAG
- a CDS encoding ABC transporter permease: protein MTAPPAVLAADAPVVLTPASPPRQTRTRAWPSWLVRITSVAAAIALWQVLTVNDVRAWLRFDTLPTVTEVVTAFGTRLGTQDYWLDLGQSLIRILTGFALAAVAGVVTGIMLGRSRKFANAFGPLTELARPIPAIAIVPVAILLFPSDEAGIVFITFLAAYFPIMVSTRHAVRALPTLWEDSVRTLGGNRADVITRVVLPGILPGVFGGLSVGIGVAWICVISAEMISGRLGVGYRTWQAYTVLAYPEVFVGIITIGVLGFATSAAIELIGRRVTRWLPRGEERAGS, encoded by the coding sequence ATGACGGCCCCGCCCGCCGTCCTCGCCGCCGACGCGCCGGTCGTCCTCACCCCGGCCTCGCCGCCGAGGCAGACGCGCACCCGCGCCTGGCCCTCTTGGCTGGTGCGCATCACGTCGGTGGCGGCGGCCATCGCGCTGTGGCAGGTGTTGACCGTCAACGATGTTCGGGCCTGGCTGCGATTCGACACGCTGCCGACCGTCACCGAGGTGGTCACGGCCTTCGGTACCCGACTCGGCACACAGGACTACTGGCTGGACCTCGGCCAGTCACTGATCCGGATCCTCACCGGGTTCGCGCTCGCCGCGGTCGCTGGTGTGGTCACCGGCATCATGCTCGGCCGGTCCCGCAAGTTCGCCAATGCCTTCGGACCGCTCACCGAACTCGCGCGGCCCATCCCCGCCATCGCGATCGTGCCCGTCGCCATTCTGCTGTTCCCCAGCGACGAGGCGGGGATCGTGTTCATCACCTTCCTCGCCGCCTACTTCCCGATCATGGTCAGCACCCGCCACGCCGTGCGCGCCCTGCCGACGCTGTGGGAGGACTCGGTGCGCACGCTCGGCGGCAACCGCGCCGACGTCATCACCCGAGTCGTGTTGCCCGGAATCCTCCCCGGCGTCTTCGGTGGGCTCTCGGTCGGCATCGGCGTCGCGTGGATCTGCGTGATCTCGGCGGAGATGATCTCCGGGCGCCTCGGCGTCGGCTACCGCACGTGGCAGGCCTACACCGTGCTGGCCTACCCCGAGGTGTTCGTCGGCATCATCACCATTGGCGTGCTTGGCTTCGCCACCTCGGCCGCCATCGAACTCATCGGTCGCCGCGTCACCCGCTGGCTGCCCCGCGGCGAGGAGAGGGCGGGGTCATGA
- a CDS encoding ABC transporter substrate-binding protein, producing MKRTLAALLAAVAATSLASCSLDSTSQSDDTVNVVIGYQSKTINTVTAGTLLKAKGFLEKRLADISKSSDVTYNVSWQDYDTGAPITAQMVAEKIDIGSMGDYPMLINGSKTQANERARTEMVSVTGYSPTGSLNMVVVGPDSPARTITDLKGQKVSASVGSAGHGTLVRALDNAGIDPKTGVEVLNQQPQVGASALESGQAQALSQFVAWPGLLVFQNKATLLYDGAEGDYPTFHGVVIRRDYAGQHPEVLDAFLQAQLDATEFLNEHPLESAKLVADGSGLPQEVVYLYNGPGGTSFDTTIKPSLVQALKGDVPYLKSIGDFADLDIDGFVSDTAIRKAFADRGQDYDAALDATANPSAVTGQDPVCDVAVTDAKLAGEVWLDGKDATQPAANPGCLLRAIREATARGETVRAAYVPDTEFGTRWFADKSVWVHDGANYLPFGTPAGAGRYTAAHPGSAVVDYQQALAGAV from the coding sequence ATGAAACGCACCCTCGCCGCCCTGCTGGCCGCCGTCGCCGCGACGTCACTGGCCTCCTGCTCACTGGATTCCACCTCGCAGTCCGATGACACCGTCAACGTCGTCATCGGCTACCAGTCCAAGACCATCAACACCGTCACCGCCGGAACACTCTTGAAGGCCAAGGGTTTTCTGGAGAAGCGCCTCGCAGACATCAGCAAGTCAAGCGACGTCACGTACAACGTCTCGTGGCAGGACTACGACACCGGCGCCCCCATCACCGCTCAGATGGTCGCTGAGAAGATCGACATCGGCTCCATGGGGGACTACCCGATGCTGATCAACGGCTCCAAGACCCAGGCCAACGAGCGCGCCCGCACCGAGATGGTCTCCGTCACCGGCTACAGCCCGACCGGATCGCTCAACATGGTCGTCGTCGGACCCGACTCACCGGCCCGCACCATAACCGACCTCAAGGGCCAGAAGGTCTCCGCCAGTGTCGGATCCGCAGGGCACGGCACCCTGGTCCGTGCACTCGACAACGCAGGCATCGACCCCAAGACCGGTGTCGAGGTGCTCAACCAGCAGCCCCAGGTCGGCGCGTCAGCCCTGGAATCCGGTCAGGCTCAGGCGCTCTCGCAGTTCGTCGCCTGGCCCGGCCTGCTGGTCTTCCAGAACAAGGCCACGCTGCTCTACGACGGTGCCGAGGGCGACTACCCGACGTTCCACGGCGTGGTGATCCGTCGTGACTACGCCGGCCAGCATCCCGAGGTGCTCGACGCGTTCCTGCAGGCCCAGCTCGACGCCACCGAGTTCCTCAACGAGCACCCGCTGGAGTCGGCGAAGCTGGTCGCCGACGGCAGCGGCCTGCCGCAGGAGGTCGTCTACCTCTACAACGGTCCCGGTGGCACCAGCTTCGACACCACGATCAAGCCGTCCCTGGTGCAGGCGCTGAAGGGTGACGTGCCCTATCTGAAGTCCATCGGCGACTTCGCCGACCTCGACATCGACGGGTTCGTCTCCGACACCGCCATCCGCAAGGCGTTCGCCGACCGCGGCCAGGACTACGACGCCGCACTGGACGCCACCGCCAATCCATCGGCCGTCACCGGCCAGGACCCCGTGTGTGATGTCGCCGTCACCGACGCCAAACTGGCCGGCGAAGTGTGGCTCGACGGTAAGGACGCCACGCAACCCGCCGCCAACCCAGGCTGCCTGCTGCGTGCGATCCGTGAGGCGACCGCACGCGGTGAGACTGTCCGCGCCGCTTACGTTCCCGACACCGAGTTCGGCACCCGATGGTTCGCCGACAAGTCCGTCTGGGTCCACGACGGCGCCAACTACCTGCCGTTCGGCACGCCGGCAGGCGCCGGGCGCTACACCGCCGCGCATCCAGGCTCCGCCGTCGTCGACTACCAGCAGGCCCTCGCGGGTGCGGTATGA
- a CDS encoding ferredoxin family protein: protein MAQVNQRVDVPVTIDESLCIEGCRLCVEICPLDSLAINPENGKAFMHVDECWYCGPCAARCPTGAVSVNMPYLLR, encoded by the coding sequence ATGGCCCAGGTCAACCAACGCGTCGACGTGCCCGTCACGATCGACGAATCGCTCTGCATCGAGGGCTGCAGGCTCTGCGTCGAGATATGCCCTCTGGACTCGTTGGCCATCAACCCCGAGAACGGCAAGGCGTTCATGCACGTCGACGAGTGTTGGTACTGCGGTCCCTGCGCGGCCCGCTGTCCCACCGGCGCCGTCTCCGTCAACATGCCCTACCTCCTCCGATAG
- a CDS encoding GntR family transcriptional regulator: MASQDAVDDGAPPTPIRRPRADQARLVADVLRHQIHAGGYPHGLPQEQDLASEFFVSRNTVREALATLKDEGLIDRGPRTGTHVAIRKYDHGLDALVGLKETFRGYGDIRNEVRATLTVSAPPSVASKLRLRTGEPVVFIERLRYLGDLPLSLDMTYLASDIGDEVIAHDLETNDVFALIEQVTGRRLGNASLAVEAVPAEPHSAALLQVPDTASLLLLERLTHLDDGRPVDLEYIRMRGDRITLRGNLVRGH, translated from the coding sequence GTGGCCTCGCAAGACGCTGTCGACGACGGTGCACCACCAACCCCCATCCGCCGACCCCGCGCCGATCAGGCGCGCCTGGTCGCCGACGTCCTGCGACACCAGATCCACGCCGGCGGCTATCCCCACGGTCTGCCGCAGGAGCAGGACCTCGCGAGCGAGTTCTTCGTCTCCCGCAACACCGTCCGCGAGGCGCTGGCCACCCTCAAGGACGAGGGCCTCATCGACCGCGGGCCCCGCACCGGCACCCACGTCGCGATCCGCAAGTACGACCACGGTCTCGATGCGCTGGTCGGGCTCAAGGAGACGTTCAGGGGCTACGGCGACATCCGCAACGAGGTCCGCGCCACCCTGACCGTCTCCGCGCCACCCAGCGTCGCCAGCAAGCTGCGCCTGCGCACCGGAGAACCCGTCGTCTTCATCGAGCGCCTGCGCTACCTCGGAGACCTGCCGCTGAGCCTCGACATGACCTACCTCGCCTCCGATATCGGTGATGAGGTCATCGCACACGACCTCGAGACCAACGACGTCTTCGCCCTCATCGAACAGGTCACCGGACGCCGGCTCGGAAACGCCAGCCTGGCGGTGGAGGCCGTACCCGCCGAGCCCCACTCCGCAGCGCTTCTCCAGGTGCCCGACACGGCGTCGCTACTGCTGCTGGAGCGCCTCACCCATCTCGACGACGGACGGCCCGTCGACCTCGAGTACATACGCATGCGTGGCGATCGAATCACGCTGCGCGGCAACCTAGTCAGGGGACACTGA
- a CDS encoding esterase family protein — MTFSFRGAWRRIAVVAVSAAVLPSLVGVAGGSATAGAYSRPGLPVETLMVPSASMGRDVPVRFQGGGSHAVYLLDGLRARDDNSGWDIETNAFEDFYESGVAVVMPVGGMSSFYTNWNAPAVGNGQTQTYNWETFLTSELPAYMSANKGISPSGNAVVGLSMAGSAALILAAYHPGTFSYAGSLSGFLNLSQGMWPTLVGFSMRDSGGFDANAMWGPGGGPEWQRNDPTLQAGRLAANGTRLWVYTGNGTPTELGGGDLPATVLEGMTKDSNIAFQNAYTAAGGNNATFNFPPNGTHNWAYWGAQLEAMKPDIVRSLG; from the coding sequence ATGACGTTCAGTTTCCGAGGCGCGTGGCGCCGGATTGCGGTAGTCGCGGTGTCAGCGGCGGTGTTGCCTAGCCTGGTCGGTGTCGCCGGTGGTTCGGCGACCGCGGGCGCCTACTCCCGGCCGGGCCTTCCGGTCGAGACCCTGATGGTGCCGTCGGCGTCCATGGGCCGCGATGTTCCGGTCAGGTTCCAGGGCGGTGGCTCTCACGCGGTGTACCTGCTCGACGGGCTGCGCGCGCGGGATGACAACAGCGGGTGGGACATCGAGACCAACGCATTCGAGGACTTCTACGAGTCGGGTGTCGCGGTGGTCATGCCGGTCGGCGGGATGTCGAGCTTCTACACCAACTGGAATGCCCCCGCCGTCGGCAATGGACAGACCCAGACCTACAACTGGGAGACCTTCCTGACCTCGGAACTGCCGGCCTACATGTCGGCGAACAAGGGGATCTCTCCGTCGGGCAACGCCGTGGTCGGGTTGTCGATGGCGGGCAGCGCCGCGCTGATCCTGGCCGCGTACCACCCCGGCACCTTCTCCTACGCCGGGTCGCTGTCGGGATTCCTCAACCTGTCGCAGGGGATGTGGCCGACGCTGGTCGGTTTCTCGATGCGGGATTCGGGCGGCTTCGACGCGAACGCGATGTGGGGTCCGGGCGGCGGGCCGGAGTGGCAGCGCAACGACCCGACACTTCAGGCGGGCAGGCTGGCGGCCAACGGCACCCGGCTCTGGGTGTACACGGGCAACGGCACGCCCACCGAGCTGGGCGGCGGCGATCTGCCCGCCACCGTGCTCGAGGGGATGACCAAGGACAGCAACATCGCCTTCCAGAACGCCTACACCGCCGCGGGCGGCAACAACGCCACCTTCAACTTCCCGCCCAACGGCACGCACAACTGGGCCTACTGGGGCGCGCAGCTCGAGGCCATGAAGCCCGACATCGTGCGTTCGCTGGGGTAG
- a CDS encoding GNAT family N-acetyltransferase has translation MTLTDKTGAPVTVHKESDKFTIAIDGKTVGLTEYRDEGNSRVFPHTEVDDAFEGRGLATVVISEALAQTRSEGLRIVPECPAVIAYLEKHPEYEDIVDRPGR, from the coding sequence ATGACGCTCACCGACAAGACCGGCGCACCGGTGACGGTGCACAAGGAATCCGACAAGTTCACCATCGCGATCGACGGCAAGACCGTCGGCCTCACCGAGTACAGGGATGAGGGAAACTCGCGGGTGTTTCCGCACACCGAGGTCGACGACGCCTTCGAGGGGCGCGGCCTGGCCACCGTCGTGATCAGCGAGGCACTGGCACAGACGAGGTCAGAGGGGCTACGGATCGTGCCGGAGTGTCCGGCGGTGATCGCCTACCTCGAGAAGCATCCCGAGTACGAGGACATCGTCGACCGTCCCGGGCGGTAG
- a CDS encoding ectoine synthase: MIIRTKASILGTNLDVDWGNGTSRRLLVAADERGYAITDTYVRPGTSTELRFDNHLESCYCVEGHGAVEVDGTTFAIEPGTLYAPDKGEVHVLSSADGMRLICVFNPPLVGTETHKPGVTGPSGY, translated from the coding sequence ATGATCATTCGGACGAAGGCATCAATTCTCGGCACGAACCTCGATGTCGATTGGGGCAACGGAACGAGCCGCCGGCTGCTGGTGGCAGCGGACGAGCGAGGCTACGCGATCACCGACACCTATGTCAGGCCTGGCACGTCGACCGAGCTGCGCTTCGACAACCATCTGGAGTCCTGTTACTGCGTCGAGGGCCACGGCGCCGTGGAGGTCGACGGAACGACGTTCGCCATCGAGCCGGGAACTCTGTATGCACCCGACAAGGGGGAGGTGCATGTGCTCTCGAGCGCGGACGGGATGCGGCTCATATGCGTGTTCAACCCGCCGCTGGTCGGCACGGAGACGCATAAGCCCGGCGTCACTGGACCTTCGGGGTACTGA